The Mangifera indica cultivar Alphonso chromosome 8, CATAS_Mindica_2.1, whole genome shotgun sequence genome has a window encoding:
- the LOC123222935 gene encoding BRCT domain-containing protein At4g02110-like has protein sequence MEIDSRSKPFLGVRFALFGFDPINEHQVRSKLVHGGGVDVGRYGQNCTHVIVDRIIYDDPICVAARNDGKTIITSLWVDHSYDVGMTVDANSVMYRPLKDLNGIPGAKDLVVCLTGYQRQDREDIMTMVGLMGALFSKPLVASKVTHLICYKFEGEKYELAKKIKKIKLVNHRWLEDCLRDWDLLPEANYDKSGYELETMEAEAKDSEEETEGVTARQFVGKDMSKSPHTSKAVIASACQSPKTAMEVPKTLLNSTASGSHQFLTHDSGNAPEVHALQETDAFIDPVLERTPHSTGVKNDLASTFRRAEMPSCSESKKNSISYSRKNLWKSPLSTSVSNISGNISGSPEANLGGFEVSKAFVASSSKIEHEEARTAAGYVKIPQREEESCQEAESSGCLPAKTITNMSSASSKSQKTSHNATECNRSPMSNYRAKILDPKSPACQTLENTKHFSLNNNCRDDAANLNLALNPHDGSSIVNKNLLTCDLDSFETMTFETGQNENDDKPSKTSFGGLKGSFLAHKLEIEAQAGEPQNQQQKIEASSPKDRDFEMEKSRMPVDLESLQGGNDKIIAEPVRKKMVAKKTLGSRRAANQKGSIYLSKTASLNDPAVCSNAGEEKTNQEKLTMVSEKPPPTKSVEAVKELDTNTVTGCDDATSDKTEPMEDETEAPDEKDEHEKQLNNEKFEVVELILKEENMTRVESGDRRAANSSNISSHEIMAAKEGTNESELGKTVCPNKFDLDESACKAEGMKGKVNTRKKRPAGKAKPKNVPADAEVVKSKNDVDKEDTMNENKTKEDCTKMNKSLLHPEIKTCGSSVPVIENSVEVEKENRPVVENQTSSSCVQKSDLKSLKTPKQINNNFERVTIGAPVTEPVWFILSGHRLQRKEFQQVIRRLKGRCCRDSHQWSYQATHFIAPDLRRTEKFFAAAASGRWILKMDYLSACNQAGKFLLEEPYEWHTNGLSEDGAINLEAPRKWRLLRERTGHGAFYGMRIIVYGECIAPPLDTVKRVVKAGDGIILATAPPYTRFLESGVDFAVVSPGMPCVDIWVQEFLKHEVPCIVADYLVEFVCKPGYSLERHVLYKTHAWAEKSFAKLLSKAEEIVADSGPPDSGEDNDICCQVCGCTDRGEVMLICGDESGSVGCGVGTHIHCCDPPLENVPEEDWFCPKCSSSRINPSKKRKKGPSSKSK, from the exons ATGGAAATCGATTCCCGATCCAAACCGTTTCTTGGCGTCCGTTTCGCTCTATTTGGATTCGACCCAATCAATGAGCATCAG GTTCGGTCGAAGCTAGTACATGGCGGTGGAGTTGATGTTGGCCGGTACGGCCAAAACTGCACTCACGTGATTGTGGATAGGATTATTTAT GACGATCCTATCTGTGTTGCCGCTCGAAATGATGGGAAGACAATCATCACATCATTGTGGGTTGATCATAGTTATGATGTTGGAATGACTGTTGACGCTAATTCA GTTATGTACCGACCACTAAAAGATCTGAATGGAATTCCGGGTGCCAAAGATTTAGTTGTATGCTTGACTGGTTATCAGCGACAAGATCGAGAAGACATAATG ACAATGGTTGGCTTGATGGGTGCATTATTTTCTAAACCACTGGTGGCAAGCAAAGTTACACATCTCATCTGCTACAAATTTGAGG GAGAGAAGTATGAGCTggcaaagaaaattaaaaagataaagctTGTTAATCACCGCTGGTTGGAAGATTG TTTAAGGGATTGGGATCTTCTTCCTGAAGCTAACTATGACAAGAG TGGCTATGAATTGGAGACGATGGAAGCTGAAGCTAAAGATTCTGAAGAAGAGACAGAAGGTGTCACAGCGAGACAATTTGTGGGGAAAGACATGAGTAAGAGTCCACATACTTCGAAAGCAGTAATAGCTAGTGCTTGCCAATCGCCAAAAACAGCAATGGAGGTGCCAAAAACGCTGCTAAATTCAACAGCGAGTGGATCTCATCAATTCCTGACTCATGATAGTGGTAATGCTCCTGAGGTGCATGCTTTGCAAGAAACTGATGCTTTTATTGATCCTGTGCTTGAGAGGACTCCACATTCTACAGGAGTGAAAAATGACTTGGCATCTACCTTTAGAAGAGCTGAAATGCCTTCCTGTTCTGagtcaaaaaaaaattctataagtTACTCAAGGAAAAACCTGTGGAAATCCCCACTGTCAACGTCTGTATCAAATATATCTGGCAATATAAGTGGATCTCCAGAAGCAAACTTAGGTGGATTTGAAGTCAGTAAGGCTTTTGTAGCCAGTTCCTCCAAAATTGAACATGAAGAAGCCAGAACTGCCGCAGGCTATGTTAAAATTCCCCAGAGAGAGGAGGAATCATGTCAGGAGGCAGAGTCAAGTGGCTGCTTACCTGCAAAGACCATTACAAATATGTCTAGTGCCAGTTCAAAATCACAAAAGACTAGTCATAATGCAACAGAATGCAACAGAAGTCCAATGTCCAATTATAGGGCTAAAATATTGGATCCAAAATCTCCAGCATGTCAGACACTTGAGAATACTAAACATTTTTCCCTTAATAATAATTGTAGAGATGATGCTGCTAATTTGAATCTTGCTCTTAATCCTCATGATGGTTCCTCTATTGTTAACAAGAACTTACTGACATGTGATCTGGATTCCTTTGAAACTATGACCTTCGAGACCGggcaaaatgaaaatgatgataaGCCATCTAAAACTTCTTTTGGAGGACTGAAAGGGTCCTTTTTGGCACACAAACTTGAAATTGAAGCTCAGGCAGGGGAGCCACAGAATCAGCAGCAGAAAATAGAGGCTTCATCACCCAAGGATAGAGATTTCGAGATGGAGAAATCACGTATGCCTGTCGACTTGGAGTCACTCCAGGGAGGAAATGATAAGATAATTGCAGAGCCCGTTAGGAAGAAGATGGTTGCCAAAAAGACATTGGGTTCTCGACGTGCTGCTAATCAAAAGGGTTCCATTTACTTGAGTAAAACTGCCTCCCTAAATGACCCTGCAGTTTGTTCAAATGCAGGAGAGGAGAAAACCAACCAGGAGAAGTTGACTATGGTCTCTGAGAAACCCCCTCCAACCAAAAGTGTCGAAGCTGTAAAAGAGCTGGATACAAATACTGTTACAGGGTGTGACGATGCAACTAGTGATAAGACTGAGCCCATGGAGGATGAGACTGAGGCTCCTGATGAGAAAGATGAGCATGAAAAGCAACTAAATAACGAGAAGTTTGAGGTGGTTGAATTGAtactaaaagaagaaaatatgacGAGAGTAGAATCTGGCGATAGACGTGCAGCAAATAGTTCTAATATTAGTTCACATGAGATAATGGCTGCAAAAGAAGGGACTAATGAATCTGAATTGGGAAAAACAGTTTGCCCCAATAAGTTTGACTTGGATGAATCAGCCTGCAAAGCTGAGGGTATGAAGGGGAAAGTAAATACAAGGAAGAAACGTCCAGCAGGTAAGGCCAAGCCAAAGAATGTACCTGCTGATGCAGAGGTTGTGAAATCTAAGAATGATGTGGATAAGGAAGATActatgaatgaaaataaaacaaaagaggATTGtactaaaatgaataaaagtttGCTGCATCCTGAAATCAAAACTTGTGGTAGCTCTGTGCCTGTAATTGAGAACTCTGTGGAAGTGGAGAAGGAAAACAGGCCAGTTGTTGAAAACCAAACTTCAAGTTCATGTGTTCAGAAATCAGATCTTAAATCTTTGAAGACACCAAAGCagatcaataataattttgagaGGGTTACAATTGGTGCACCAGTGACTGAACCTGTATGGTTTATATTGAGTGGACACAGACTGCAGAGAAAGGAGTTTCAACAAGTTATAAGGCGTTTGAAAGGAAGATGTTGCAGAGATTCTCATCAGTGGTCATACCAGGCAACACACTTCATAGCCCCTGATCTTAGAAGAACAGAGAAGTTCTTTGCTGCTGCTGCATCTGGGAG GTGGATTCTTAAGATGGATTATTTAAGTGCTTGTAATCAGGCAGGGAAGTTCTTGCTGGAGGAGCCTTATGAATGGCACACAAATGGTCTTAGTGAAGATGGTGCTATTAACTTAGAGGCTCCAAGGAAGTGGCGGCTCTTGAGGGAGAGAACAGGTCATGGTGCCTTCTATGGAATGCGCATTATTGTATATGGAGAATGCATTGCGCCACCTCtg GATACCGTGAAGCGTGTAGTGAAGGCTGGAGATGGGATCATATTAGCAACTGCTCCACCTTATACTCGCTTCCTTGAATCTGGAGTAGACTTTGCAGTTGTCAGTCCTGGCATGCCATGTGTTGATATATGGGTTCAAGAGTTCTTAAAACATGAGGTACCCTGCATTGTGGCTGATTATTTAGTGGAGTTTGTCTGCAAGCCTGGTTATTCCCTTGAGCGACATGTGCTATACAAGACTCATGCTTGGGCAGAGAAATCTTTCGCTAAATTGCTCAGCAAAGCAGAAGAAATAGTTGCAGACTCAGGTCCGCCAGATAGTGGTGAGGACAATGATATATGTTGCCAAGTTTGTGGCTGTACTGATAGAGGAGAAGTTATGTTGATCTGCGGTGACGAAAGTGGTTCTGTTGGTTGCGGGGTTGGTACCCACATTCATTGTTGTGACCCTCCACTTGAAAATGTACCAGAGGAGGATTGGTTTTGTCCCAAGTGTAGTAGCAGCAGGATTAATCCAtctaagaaaaggaaaaaagggcCTTCATCAAAGAGCAAATGA
- the LOC123222776 gene encoding transmembrane protein 205-like, whose translation MAWLTRFIVAVVFLSIGVMFSPETFGSNSEHFKSPKLSTFLKLAHLLCFSTAWGAALWVTFIGGIIMFKNLPRHQFGNLQSKMFPAYFSMVGLCCAISVASFAYLHPWKSSSTAEKYQLGFLLSAFAFSLTNLFVFTPMTIEMMKQRHKIEREEKIGDEIGWTKNREVAKVNPKLAAMNKKFGMIHGLSSLANIMSFGSLAMHSWYLAGKLNL comes from the exons ATGGCTTGGCTAACTCGATTCATTGTAGCTGTGGTTTTCTTATCCATCGGAGTTATGTTTTCTCCGGAAACATTTGGATCAAATTCGGAGCATTTTAAATCCCCAAAGCTATCGACGTTCCTGAAGCTGGCTCATCTCCTCTGTTTCTCCACCGCCTGGGGTGCGGCTCTTTGGGTCACCTTTATCGGTGGCATCATTATGTTCAA GAATCTTCCGAGGCATCAGTTTGGTAATCTACAAAGCAAGATGTTTCCAGCGTATTTTTCAATGGTGGGATTGTGTTGCGCCATATCCGTGGCGTCATTTGCGTATTTACATCCATGGAAGTCATCATCCACTGCTGAAAAGTATCAGCTTGGATTTCTACTCTCTGCTTTTGCTTTCAGTCTCACCAATTTGTTTGTCTTTACTCCCATGACCATTGAG ATGATGAAGCAAAGGCACAAAATTGAGAGGGAAGAAAAAATAGGCGACGAAATTGGGTGGACAAAGAACAGGGAAGTTGCTAAGGTTAATCCAAAGCTTGCAGCCATGAACAAGAAATTTGGGATGATTCATGGGTTGTCATCCCTTGCTAATATTATGTCATTTGGCAGCCTTGCCATGCACTCATGGTACTTAGCTGGGAAACTCAATCTGTAA